One region of Synechococcus elongatus PCC 11801 genomic DNA includes:
- the folD gene encoding bifunctional methylenetetrahydrofolate dehydrogenase/methenyltetrahydrofolate cyclohydrolase FolD — translation MAAAILDGRALAAQWRQNLRSHVEAIAPAVGRRPGLAVIMVGDNPASAVYVRNKEKACEQTGIVSFGKHLPSNSSEAEIRALIESLNADDRVDGILVQLPLPSHLDAVPLLLAIDPEKDADGLHPLNLGRLLRGEEGLRSCTPAGVMELLAANQIDPAGKKAVVIGRSILVGKPLAMMLLEANATVTIAHSRTPNLPEVCRQADILVAAVGRPELVSVDWIKPGAVVVDVGINRLEDGRLVGDVDYEAAAATASWITPVPGGVGPMTVAMLLHNTVLSYCRRSEQPFLR, via the coding sequence ATGGCGGCAGCAATACTGGATGGTCGGGCCTTGGCAGCACAATGGCGACAAAATCTGCGATCGCATGTGGAAGCGATCGCTCCCGCCGTGGGTCGTCGTCCCGGACTAGCAGTGATTATGGTCGGTGACAATCCTGCCAGTGCCGTCTATGTTCGCAACAAAGAAAAAGCCTGTGAGCAGACGGGCATTGTCTCCTTTGGCAAACATCTGCCCAGCAACAGCAGCGAAGCGGAAATTCGTGCCCTGATTGAATCGCTCAATGCTGACGATCGCGTCGATGGCATTTTGGTGCAACTGCCCTTACCCAGCCATTTGGATGCAGTGCCATTGCTCCTCGCGATCGATCCTGAGAAAGATGCGGATGGTTTGCACCCACTGAACCTTGGGCGGCTACTCCGCGGCGAGGAAGGTCTGCGCAGCTGCACGCCAGCGGGTGTGATGGAATTGCTAGCGGCCAATCAAATCGATCCCGCCGGCAAAAAAGCAGTCGTGATTGGTCGTAGCATCCTCGTCGGCAAACCGTTGGCAATGATGTTGCTCGAAGCCAACGCCACCGTCACGATCGCCCATTCCCGCACTCCTAACTTGCCGGAAGTGTGCCGACAAGCCGACATCTTAGTCGCCGCCGTGGGCCGGCCCGAACTGGTGAGCGTTGACTGGATTAAGCCCGGCGCAGTCGTCGTTGATGTCGGCATTAACCGACTGGAAGACGGCCGTTTAGTTGGGGATGTGGACTACGAAGCCGCCGCCGCTACCGCCAGTTGGATCACCCCAGTTCCCGGCGGGGTTGGTCCAATGACCGTGGCAATGCTGTTGCATAATACGGTCTTGAGCTATTGCCGCCGCTCGGAACAGCCGTTTCTGCGCTAG
- a CDS encoding HD family phosphohydrolase, whose amino-acid sequence MSSLPGWIVRPFIRQQPRWWQPSHEPLSVGAVCSVMPPKRRRSYRRCLVLGIVGIIAMTALGGQRFYNQPRLDVGMRAAVTITAPDSAQVVDRLSTDRRRSEARSGTTSVLRINATTNQQLRQTLNAFLDQGDEVREQLGAFPYLPLPQFSEQTQLTLRQLPPQRWQQLQLALTQPNQPLTDPELQQLLDSLEQARQRSPRTWSLVLNSIRQAQQRYSRARASLDTLQSPDRPSPFQPELLDLSNRQWQQLQLSLRVALDRILAQGLPQGLPEAVIQNTIRSQLGNQLSTSSVLVGQTLLGQVLNNQSTLEVDQEKTRFLAELRASAVDDVVVPVRKGQVIVASGEVIREREFALLDYFGLTRRSPNWPGLIGFGGIVTAGFGVFWLMQRRWQPNLRVGDRLLLLILALSVPLGYSTPLHVSTLPAVGLLAGSFYGARLGSTLVVLLTAIAPLGLNLVPVVDLNSLMASSIAGLVGAVRAGSLRSREEVALLGLGVGLAEGVTFLLCSLINPPAGLFVASWISLLTTVGIHALRGMAWSVVALGISPYLERIFDLVTPIRLAELANPNRPLLRRLAAEAPGTFQHTLFVSSLAEAAARALGCNMELVRTGTLYHDVGKLCEPRCFVENQQGCQNQHDQINDPWQSAAIIQRHVSEGVQLARRAGLPKAVRDFIPEHQGTMLIAYFYHQAKELAQKDPERYQVNERDFRYPGPIPQSRETGIVMLADSCEAALRSLEDATIEDALRMVKRIIRARWQDNQLAASGLNRRDLATIAEVFVQIWQQFHHKRIAYPNSATNSN is encoded by the coding sequence ATGAGTTCCCTGCCCGGCTGGATCGTCCGACCCTTCATTCGTCAGCAGCCACGCTGGTGGCAGCCATCCCACGAACCGCTCTCCGTGGGAGCAGTCTGCTCAGTGATGCCTCCGAAGCGCCGTCGCTCTTACCGACGCTGTCTGGTGCTCGGAATCGTTGGCATCATTGCCATGACTGCTCTGGGTGGGCAGCGATTTTATAATCAGCCTCGCCTTGATGTGGGGATGCGTGCGGCTGTCACCATTACGGCACCCGACTCGGCGCAGGTGGTCGATCGCCTCAGTACCGATCGCCGCCGCAGTGAAGCGCGATCGGGCACAACGTCCGTGCTGCGGATTAATGCCACGACCAATCAGCAGCTCCGTCAAACCCTGAATGCCTTTTTGGATCAAGGCGATGAAGTGCGGGAACAGCTTGGGGCGTTCCCCTATCTGCCCCTGCCTCAATTCAGTGAACAGACCCAGCTAACGCTGCGTCAGCTCCCCCCGCAACGTTGGCAGCAGCTACAGCTCGCCCTGACTCAACCCAATCAACCCCTGACCGACCCAGAGCTTCAACAACTGCTCGACAGCCTGGAACAAGCTCGCCAGCGATCGCCCCGGACTTGGTCGCTAGTGTTGAACAGTATTCGCCAAGCCCAGCAGCGCTATAGTCGGGCACGGGCCAGCTTGGATACCCTGCAGTCGCCCGATCGCCCCTCACCGTTTCAGCCAGAATTGCTCGACCTCAGCAATCGTCAGTGGCAGCAGCTCCAGCTCTCGCTTCGCGTGGCACTCGATCGCATCTTGGCCCAAGGGCTGCCGCAAGGATTGCCTGAAGCGGTCATCCAAAACACGATTCGATCCCAACTGGGCAATCAGCTCTCGACTTCTTCCGTCTTGGTTGGTCAAACCCTGCTGGGGCAGGTGCTCAACAACCAGAGCACCCTAGAAGTCGATCAAGAAAAAACGCGCTTTTTGGCTGAACTACGGGCCAGCGCTGTCGATGATGTGGTTGTGCCCGTGCGTAAGGGGCAGGTGATTGTTGCCTCGGGCGAAGTGATTCGCGAGCGAGAATTTGCTCTGCTGGACTACTTTGGTCTGACCCGCCGTAGCCCCAACTGGCCGGGCTTGATCGGCTTTGGCGGCATTGTGACGGCAGGCTTTGGCGTTTTTTGGTTGATGCAACGTCGCTGGCAACCTAACCTGCGCGTGGGCGATCGCCTGCTGCTGCTGATCCTCGCCTTGTCAGTGCCCTTGGGCTACAGCACCCCGCTGCATGTCTCGACCTTGCCAGCTGTCGGTTTACTGGCGGGCAGCTTCTACGGCGCCCGTTTGGGCAGCACCTTGGTCGTCTTGCTAACGGCGATCGCCCCTTTGGGCTTGAACCTAGTACCCGTGGTCGATCTCAACTCCTTGATGGCCAGCTCTATCGCTGGGCTGGTGGGCGCAGTCCGCGCTGGATCGCTGCGATCGCGGGAAGAAGTAGCCCTGCTGGGGCTAGGGGTTGGCTTGGCTGAAGGGGTCACTTTCTTGCTCTGTAGCTTGATCAATCCCCCTGCTGGGCTGTTTGTCGCCTCTTGGATCTCCCTGCTAACCACCGTGGGCATTCATGCACTGCGGGGCATGGCTTGGAGTGTGGTAGCGCTAGGTATCAGCCCTTATCTCGAGCGGATTTTTGACCTTGTCACCCCAATCCGTTTGGCGGAGCTAGCGAATCCAAACCGACCCCTGCTGCGCCGACTGGCTGCTGAAGCACCGGGAACATTTCAGCACACCCTGTTTGTCTCCTCGCTCGCCGAAGCTGCGGCCCGAGCCTTAGGCTGCAACATGGAGCTGGTTCGCACTGGTACGCTCTATCACGATGTAGGCAAGCTCTGTGAGCCGCGCTGTTTTGTTGAAAACCAGCAGGGTTGTCAAAATCAGCACGACCAGATCAACGATCCTTGGCAAAGTGCAGCCATTATTCAACGACATGTCTCGGAAGGGGTGCAACTGGCGCGACGGGCAGGATTACCAAAGGCGGTACGGGACTTTATCCCGGAACATCAGGGCACGATGCTAATCGCCTATTTCTATCACCAAGCAAAGGAACTGGCCCAGAAAGATCCAGAACGGTACCAAGTGAATGAACGGGATTTTCGCTATCCCGGTCCAATTCCCCAAAGCCGTGAAACCGGCATTGTAATGTTGGCAGATTCCTGTGAAGCAGCACTGCGATCGCTGGAGGATGCCACGATCGAAGATGCTCTCCGAATGGTGAAGCGTATTATTCGTGCTCGCTGGCAGGATAATCAGCTTGCTGCCTCAGGCTTAAACCGCAGGGATCTCGCCACGATCGCGGAAGTCTTTGTTCAAATTTGGCAGCAATTCCATCACAAACGCATTGCCTATCCCAACAGCGCAACCAATTCAAACTAG
- a CDS encoding serine/threonine protein kinase yields MSMLPVGTVLNDRYELDRPLGQGGTGTTYRARDRQSQQTVAIKVLTLSGTTDWKILDLFEREARTLATLQHPGIPRYRDYFQVETPTDCYFCLVRDLVEGQPLDQLVEQSQRFQEQEVVAIATQVLEILVYLQSLYPPVVHRDIKPQNLIRQADGQLQLIDFGSVQAIARETLLGSNTFVGTLGYMPPEQLQGQSTPQSDLYALGATLVFLLTGRSPDQLQRQRLRIDFRPYARVSERLATWLDQLLAPLPEERFASAAIALRALQTPDPPVIRERTLTGSPTTTVLSLRRPAGSNVELIRSPQRLRLRIPPQGLRLSLLGLAGFALFWNVLLVFFTATFAVSAPLFLLFLLPFWYVGIMLMAPLCLALFGQTILEVGRDRFQLHMTALGISKTLRGQTDDINAVEVANSGVRINDVPLYTCVLQVGIHRHQFGFMLTTIEQEWIAAELQQFLQQLV; encoded by the coding sequence ATGAGCATGCTGCCTGTCGGCACGGTTCTCAACGATCGCTATGAACTCGATCGCCCACTCGGGCAGGGAGGAACGGGGACGACCTATCGTGCCCGCGATCGCCAGAGTCAACAGACGGTGGCGATCAAAGTTCTGACGCTCAGCGGCACCACTGACTGGAAGATCCTCGATCTGTTTGAGCGAGAAGCCCGGACTCTCGCGACGCTGCAACATCCGGGTATTCCCCGCTATCGCGATTACTTTCAGGTCGAAACACCAACGGACTGTTACTTCTGCCTCGTGCGGGATTTGGTCGAAGGTCAGCCGCTCGATCAATTAGTCGAGCAAAGCCAGCGCTTTCAGGAGCAGGAAGTCGTTGCGATCGCGACGCAAGTGCTGGAGATTCTGGTCTACCTGCAAAGTCTCTATCCGCCAGTGGTTCACCGTGACATCAAGCCGCAGAACTTGATTCGCCAAGCCGATGGACAGCTGCAGCTGATTGACTTTGGCTCGGTGCAGGCGATCGCCCGCGAAACCTTGCTGGGCAGCAACACGTTTGTCGGCACGCTCGGCTACATGCCCCCTGAACAACTTCAGGGTCAGAGCACACCGCAATCTGATCTCTACGCTTTGGGTGCAACGCTTGTTTTTCTGCTGACGGGGCGATCGCCCGATCAACTGCAACGGCAGCGATTGCGCATCGACTTTCGACCCTATGCGAGGGTCTCCGAGCGCTTAGCCACATGGCTCGATCAACTCTTGGCACCTTTGCCCGAAGAGCGTTTTGCTTCTGCTGCGATCGCCCTGCGTGCCCTGCAGACCCCCGATCCACCCGTGATCCGAGAGCGTACGCTCACCGGTTCTCCAACAACCACCGTTCTTAGCCTGCGGCGTCCGGCAGGTAGCAACGTCGAACTGATTCGCAGCCCACAACGTCTGCGCCTTCGCATTCCGCCTCAAGGACTTCGACTTTCCCTTCTAGGACTCGCCGGATTTGCGCTGTTTTGGAATGTCTTGCTGGTTTTTTTTACAGCGACATTTGCTGTCAGTGCACCGCTCTTTCTGCTTTTCTTGCTGCCTTTCTGGTACGTCGGCATCATGCTGATGGCACCGCTCTGTTTGGCCCTCTTCGGGCAGACGATTTTAGAGGTGGGACGCGATCGCTTTCAGCTCCACATGACGGCTTTAGGCATCAGTAAAACCCTGCGGGGTCAGACGGATGACATCAATGCGGTAGAAGTGGCGAATAGCGGGGTTCGCATCAATGATGTGCCACTCTACACCTGCGTTTTACAGGTAGGTATTCACCGCCATCAGTTTGGCTTTATGTTGACGACAATTGAGCAGGAGTGGATTGCTGCTGAGCTTCAGCAATTTCTACAGCAACTAGTTTGA
- the ppsA gene encoding phosphoenolpyruvate synthase — MTLTSFQPTAGNESRDQQFVLWFEDVGIDDIALVGGKNASLGEMIRELLPKGVNVPLGFATTATAFRFFLAGAGLEPQLRQLFADLDVEDVANLRERGQQARNLVLNTPFPVELETAIAEAYQQLCDRYQPVASVCDRLSGLDRDRCQRQFGSVDVAVRSSATAEDLPDASFAGQQETYLNVRGVQAVIQACHRCFASLFTDRAISYRQIKGFDHFEVALSVGVQKMVRSDLAASGVMFSIDTETGFRNAALVTAAYGLGENVVQGAVNPDEFFVFKPTLQQGYRPILDKRLGSKEIRMVYDEGGSKLTKNVSVAESDRQRFAINDDEVLQLAQWACIIEDHYSAKRGCFTPMDIEWAKDGLSSELFIVQARPETVQSQRASNLLRSYQLQGSGPVLVEGRAVGEMIGQGTARVILDVHHIADFQAGEVLVTNRTDPDWEPIMKKASAIVTNQGGRTCHAAIIAREMGIPAIVGCGTATTAIATGTDVTVSCAEGDQGRVYAGLLPFEVQETVLDDLPRPRTQILMNVGNPEEAFGLAAIPCDGVGLARLEFIIANHIQAHPLALLHFEQLDDLLVQAKIAELTVNYDRKADFFVDKLAQGIGRIAAAFWPKPVIVRLSDFKSNEYANLLGGRQFEPREENPMIGWRGASRYYDPQYREAFALECQAFHQVREAMGLTNVIPMVPFCRTPEEGRRVLVEMEANGLKRGENGLQVYVMCELPSNVICADAFSEVFDGFSIGSNDLTQLTLGLDRDSALVAALFDERNLAVKRMVAQAIQTVKASGRKIGICGQAPSDYPEFAAFLVEQGIDSISLNPDSVLKTLLAIAEVEARLAAGRD, encoded by the coding sequence ATGACGCTCACTAGCTTCCAGCCAACCGCTGGCAATGAGTCGCGAGACCAACAGTTTGTGCTCTGGTTCGAAGACGTTGGTATTGACGATATCGCGCTTGTCGGTGGCAAGAATGCCTCCCTCGGCGAGATGATCCGCGAGCTCCTGCCCAAAGGGGTCAACGTTCCCTTGGGTTTTGCCACCACTGCGACAGCGTTCCGCTTTTTCCTTGCTGGGGCAGGCCTGGAACCCCAGCTCCGCCAACTGTTTGCGGATTTGGATGTGGAGGATGTTGCCAATCTGCGGGAACGCGGTCAGCAAGCCCGCAATTTAGTCCTCAATACGCCCTTTCCGGTGGAGCTAGAAACTGCGATCGCGGAAGCCTATCAGCAACTTTGCGATCGCTATCAACCTGTTGCTTCTGTTTGCGATCGCCTTAGCGGGCTCGATCGCGATCGCTGTCAGCGTCAGTTCGGCAGTGTCGATGTGGCGGTTCGTTCCAGTGCGACTGCAGAGGATCTGCCCGATGCTAGCTTCGCTGGTCAGCAGGAAACCTATCTGAATGTGCGCGGGGTACAAGCGGTCATCCAAGCCTGTCATCGCTGCTTTGCGTCGCTGTTCACCGATCGCGCCATTTCCTATCGACAAATCAAGGGCTTTGACCACTTTGAGGTGGCTTTGTCAGTTGGGGTGCAAAAGATGGTGCGCTCTGATCTGGCTGCTTCGGGCGTGATGTTCTCAATCGACACGGAAACGGGTTTCCGCAATGCGGCCCTTGTGACAGCAGCCTACGGCTTGGGTGAAAACGTCGTCCAAGGCGCAGTTAACCCTGACGAATTTTTTGTCTTCAAACCGACGTTGCAGCAGGGCTATCGCCCAATTCTCGACAAGCGCCTTGGCAGCAAAGAGATCCGCATGGTCTATGACGAAGGCGGATCGAAGCTGACCAAAAACGTCTCCGTGGCTGAGAGCGATCGCCAACGGTTTGCCATCAATGACGATGAAGTGCTGCAGCTAGCTCAGTGGGCGTGCATCATCGAGGATCACTACTCTGCCAAACGGGGCTGCTTCACCCCGATGGATATCGAGTGGGCCAAGGATGGCCTCAGCAGCGAGTTATTCATCGTCCAAGCCCGCCCCGAAACAGTGCAATCTCAACGGGCGAGTAATCTGTTACGCAGCTACCAACTGCAAGGCAGTGGCCCGGTGCTGGTGGAAGGGCGAGCCGTCGGTGAAATGATCGGCCAAGGTACGGCACGGGTCATTCTTGATGTTCATCACATCGCCGATTTTCAAGCGGGTGAAGTGCTGGTGACCAATCGCACCGACCCAGATTGGGAACCGATCATGAAGAAAGCCAGCGCGATCGTGACCAATCAAGGCGGTCGGACTTGCCACGCGGCAATCATTGCCCGCGAGATGGGAATTCCTGCGATCGTAGGGTGCGGAACAGCTACTACTGCGATCGCCACGGGGACTGATGTCACGGTCTCCTGTGCGGAAGGTGATCAAGGTCGTGTCTATGCTGGCCTGCTGCCTTTTGAGGTCCAGGAAACGGTACTGGACGATCTACCCCGCCCGCGCACTCAGATTCTGATGAATGTCGGCAATCCTGAGGAAGCCTTTGGACTGGCGGCGATTCCCTGCGATGGCGTCGGGTTAGCACGACTGGAATTCATCATCGCCAATCACATTCAGGCTCACCCGCTGGCGCTGCTCCACTTCGAGCAGCTTGATGATCTGCTGGTGCAGGCCAAAATTGCGGAGCTGACAGTTAACTACGATCGCAAAGCTGACTTCTTCGTCGATAAGTTGGCGCAGGGCATTGGCCGGATTGCTGCTGCCTTCTGGCCGAAGCCAGTAATTGTCCGACTCTCGGATTTCAAGAGCAACGAGTACGCCAATCTCTTGGGCGGGCGACAGTTTGAACCCCGCGAAGAAAACCCGATGATCGGCTGGCGGGGCGCCTCACGCTATTACGACCCGCAGTACCGGGAGGCTTTTGCGCTGGAATGCCAAGCATTCCACCAAGTACGCGAGGCGATGGGGCTAACCAACGTCATTCCGATGGTGCCCTTCTGTCGGACGCCGGAAGAGGGGCGACGGGTACTGGTAGAGATGGAAGCCAATGGCCTCAAACGTGGCGAAAACGGCCTACAGGTCTACGTAATGTGCGAACTGCCCAGCAACGTGATCTGTGCCGATGCCTTTAGTGAGGTGTTTGACGGCTTTTCAATTGGCTCCAATGATCTGACTCAGCTCACCTTGGGGCTCGATCGCGATTCGGCTCTTGTGGCAGCTCTGTTCGATGAACGCAACCTAGCGGTTAAACGAATGGTGGCGCAGGCAATCCAAACGGTCAAAGCCTCCGGTCGCAAGATTGGTATTTGCGGCCAAGCCCCCAGTGACTATCCCGAGTTTGCAGCCTTCTTGGTAGAGCAGGGCATTGATTCGATCAGCCTCAACCCCGATTCCGTGCTCAAAACGCTGCTAGCGATCGCAGAGGTCGAAGCCCGTCTCGCTGCTGGACGGGACTAG
- a CDS encoding ABC transporter ATP-binding protein, which yields MLALLRRWDDWSLLQRLLPYLGRYQRPLIGALILLVPLALAGAVQPMLVGQAISVLQNKPTWTVLQGMSRSDGLNLLSLALLVTIVVRLAFRGVQGYYVQEVGQRVTADIRQDLFQHVTSLAVRFFDRTPVGKLVTRLTNDVEALGEVFSTGAIGILSDIVSLLAIAIAMFWLQWQLALLLTVLLLPTTAVILYFQRRYRIANYRAREELSNLNATLQENMVGIGIVQSFRREAYNAQQFRVANQHYLEAVDRTIFHDSAISATLEWISLAAIAAVLWLGSFLVLQDQMNFGLLAAFILYSQRLFDPLRQLAEKFTSIQAGFTAIERIVDIFNEPIEIRDAAKPQQLSLDTSQSGEIRFENVCFGYKPDEPVIHNLNITIQPGQKVALVGPTGAGKSTIIRLLCRLYEPTQGRILIDGIDIRDLPQVELRRHLGVILQDGFLFAGDVQSNITLGEPYDTDAVQTAARRTNVADLIESLPQGYATPLRERGTNLSGGQRQLLAFARVAIRDPKVLILDEATANLDVGTEALVQEALDDLLSDRTAIIIAHRLSTIRNADRILVLRQGQLIEDGSHDVLMARNGLYTSLYRLQSLGVEVA from the coding sequence ATGCTTGCTCTGCTACGCCGTTGGGATGATTGGTCACTGTTGCAGCGGCTTTTGCCCTATCTCGGTCGCTACCAGCGGCCCCTGATTGGAGCACTAATCCTACTGGTGCCCTTGGCCTTGGCGGGTGCTGTTCAGCCCATGTTGGTGGGTCAGGCTATCTCCGTCCTGCAGAACAAGCCCACTTGGACTGTGCTGCAGGGGATGAGCCGCAGCGATGGGTTGAACCTGTTGTCGCTGGCTCTGCTGGTCACCATCGTTGTGCGATTGGCTTTTCGGGGCGTGCAGGGTTACTACGTCCAGGAAGTGGGGCAGCGCGTGACGGCGGACATTCGCCAGGACTTGTTCCAACACGTGACTTCGTTGGCTGTGCGCTTTTTTGATCGCACACCGGTGGGCAAGCTGGTCACCCGTTTGACGAATGATGTTGAAGCCCTCGGCGAGGTGTTTTCGACTGGGGCAATCGGCATTCTCAGCGACATTGTTTCGTTGCTGGCGATCGCGATCGCCATGTTTTGGCTGCAGTGGCAATTGGCACTATTGCTGACCGTTTTACTACTGCCCACCACTGCTGTCATTCTCTATTTCCAGCGGCGCTACCGCATCGCTAACTACCGGGCCCGCGAAGAGCTGTCAAACCTCAACGCTACCCTGCAGGAAAATATGGTCGGCATTGGTATTGTCCAGAGTTTCCGTCGCGAAGCCTACAATGCCCAGCAATTTCGAGTTGCCAATCAACATTATTTAGAAGCTGTCGATCGCACCATCTTTCACGACTCAGCTATTTCTGCCACGCTGGAATGGATCTCGCTGGCTGCGATCGCGGCAGTGCTCTGGCTAGGCAGCTTTCTCGTGCTGCAAGATCAGATGAATTTTGGTCTGCTCGCCGCCTTTATTCTCTATTCCCAGCGGTTGTTTGATCCGCTACGCCAACTCGCTGAAAAATTCACTTCAATTCAAGCTGGCTTTACGGCGATCGAGCGGATTGTTGATATTTTCAATGAGCCAATTGAAATTCGAGATGCAGCCAAGCCCCAACAACTGAGTCTTGACACTTCACAATCGGGTGAAATTCGCTTTGAGAATGTTTGTTTTGGCTACAAACCGGATGAGCCAGTTATCCATAATCTCAATATCACGATTCAGCCCGGTCAAAAAGTAGCACTAGTGGGGCCAACTGGTGCAGGTAAGAGCACAATTATTCGCTTGCTTTGTCGCCTCTATGAACCGACCCAAGGTCGGATTTTAATTGATGGAATTGATATCCGTGATCTGCCGCAGGTAGAGTTACGCCGGCACCTAGGGGTCATTCTCCAGGATGGTTTTCTGTTTGCTGGTGATGTGCAGAGCAACATTACGCTCGGAGAACCCTACGACACGGATGCTGTACAAACTGCCGCTCGACGCACCAATGTTGCTGATCTAATTGAATCCCTTCCCCAAGGCTATGCCACGCCGCTGCGGGAGCGAGGTACAAATCTTTCGGGTGGACAACGCCAGCTCTTGGCATTTGCGCGAGTGGCGATTCGCGATCCCAAGGTTTTGATTTTGGACGAAGCAACCGCAAATTTAGATGTTGGGACCGAAGCTTTGGTGCAAGAAGCTTTGGATGATTTGCTGAGCGATCGCACGGCAATTATCATTGCCCACCGACTCTCAACGATTCGCAATGCCGATCGTATCCTTGTCCTTCGTCAAGGGCAACTGATTGAGGATGGTTCGCACGATGTCTTGATGGCACGCAATGGGCTTTATACCAGTCTCTATCGCCTTCAATCACTGGGTGTAGAAGTGGCCTAG
- the hisG gene encoding ATP phosphoribosyltransferase, with translation MLTIALPKGALLKDSIRLLQSAGLDFSAFLEPGNRQLQILDRQGRAKALLVRNSDVPVYVEYGQAQLGVVGYDVLREKTARVAQLIDLGFGGCRMSIAVKASSPYRSALDLPAHCRIASKFVHCARDYFHDLDLPVEIVPLSGSVELGPITGMSEAIVDLVATGQTLRENGLVEIETLFESTARLIANPLAYRINADGIGDLISQLRQTVAQAIAATC, from the coding sequence ATGCTGACGATCGCCCTGCCCAAAGGTGCCTTACTCAAGGACAGCATTCGCTTGCTGCAATCCGCAGGGCTCGACTTTAGCGCCTTTTTGGAACCCGGAAATCGTCAATTACAAATTCTCGATCGTCAGGGTCGGGCCAAGGCTTTGCTGGTGCGCAATTCCGATGTGCCAGTTTACGTGGAGTATGGACAGGCTCAACTGGGAGTCGTCGGCTATGACGTGCTGCGCGAGAAAACTGCCCGAGTCGCTCAACTGATCGACCTGGGTTTTGGGGGCTGTCGGATGTCGATCGCGGTGAAGGCCAGCAGTCCCTACCGTTCGGCTCTCGATTTACCGGCGCACTGTCGCATTGCCTCCAAATTTGTCCACTGTGCCCGCGACTATTTCCACGATTTAGATTTGCCGGTGGAGATTGTGCCACTCTCCGGTTCTGTCGAACTGGGTCCGATTACCGGTATGTCAGAAGCGATCGTGGATTTGGTAGCCACGGGGCAAACCTTGCGCGAGAACGGGCTTGTTGAGATTGAAACCCTGTTTGAAAGCACAGCTCGTCTGATTGCCAACCCCTTGGCCTATCGAATTAATGCGGATGGTATCGGCGATCTGATTAGTCAACTCCGGCAGACCGTTGCTCAGGCGATCGCGGCAACTTGTTAG